The DNA window GAAAGGAGGAATAAGAGTTGAAAACTTTAAACATGTTTAGTTATGTATCAATAGAAATTGTGATGTATTACGCAACTATCATTATATCTTTGATTTGAAAATACTGCCCAAGCTTTCAACAGAAAATTAACACCATTAGAACATAACCACATGATAGTTTGTTTACTCATAAGAAATCTTAGCTAATAAATTTCATATCACGTCAGATTTTGCTGCTGCATACCAAATCTAACTCCCAAAGCAATTCTAATTAACTAGTACAGAAAGCTTATAGAAACCATCCAACTTACACCCCAGAAATCAAAATAGTTATGCCCAATCTACATTCAGCCCTTTGATAGATGCCCAAAAAAAGTAAGCATGCTGTTAAAATGGTACAATGCTGTTAAAATAGCACAAAAGACGCATGGAGAAGAATTATACCCCAAGCCAAAGAGAGAAGAATTATAGAAACATGCACATAAAGAAATCAAACAAAACTTCGCATGAGCTATGTTAGTCCAAAAAAGCGGGCAGAAAAATGCATTGACACTAAAATTTCCCCTGCATTCTAACACATCAGCAATGCCCAAGACAAAATCAAGGCCATGCGTGTGCAGGACTTTTTTGGGGTGAAAGAGAGAATGTATAAAGAATGAAATATTGCCTACAACTGCTCAACTTAACATTATCCGACTTCCATCTTTTTTTTTAGCTTCTTTTCTTCTATTCCTTCTTTACATTAATTCCATTTGTATACATTTATGGATCAGAATCTgctagaaaaatgaaaaatataatataacacTTCTCAGTATGGAGCAACCAATTGGACAGCTGCAGCAAAAACCATTTCAAAATTGGACGCATTGTCATAATTCCTTCATACTGGTGCCCTCTGAAAGCAGATAATCCTACATATTCTACATATAGCCAAAAACGAGCATTCAAGTTAGCAGGTCAGCTTTACCTATATGTACAAGAAGCGTGCAAATGACACCAGCCCTGCGGCTTCCCCCTTTAATAACTTGAGGTTGGCCTCGTGACCTTTTCATCCAAAATCATGCAACTTTGGATGGCCATATCAGACCACAAAAAGTGGACCAGCTTTCTGATTTTCTCAGGCAAGAATACAGTATGAGATTAACCATCCGATTCCTTTCTTTTCCTGTTGGACTTCCGGCTTGACTTGGTTTTATCTGCATCCACGGTGATCACCAGTTTCTGTTCTGCTATGGCAGGAGGATCAGAGCTGTCAGTTAAACTTGAATTGGGCATTTTCTCATACATAATGGCTGAATCAAGAGAGTATATCCGAAGAGCGAGGGAAGGCAAAGTAGAAGATTTGGCAGCAGCTGAGAATGCTGACCAGTACCACCAGTCAATCCTTAAGAACTCCGTCTTAATCATATCCTCCAGTGCAATTGTTGCCTGAATCATCTGAGAAATCAGAAAAAACTTCAATCAACATACGCAAGATTAGTTTAATCTGTAATTAACTTGAATTAGAAAATAGCATAATAAGAGATCAAGTTCAAGTACACATAAAATATCTACTTGTTGATTTGGAGTAAATGTGCAATGGGGAATTAACTAGTCAACAAAGTACTATCTAACAAGATTTAACAAAGTACTCAGCAAGTGGTGCTGAAGTACTGAAACTCTAAAAAATGAAATGTATCACGCATGCTTTGAAATGGGCTGAATGCCCATTAATGGAGATATATATAATTCAGAGTCACAGAAGACAAACCGCATATATAGTCTCTGCAGATTTAACAAATGCACGCCAAGCCTGTCTTCTGTCCAACTGTGCCTTTGATGGTCTTAGAGCAACTTCTGGAAGCGCAGCATCCATATCAAGTAGATTAATCTTTAGTTGCCTCAAGATATGAGAAACTTTACCAACTAGTGGTCTCAAGGACGACGAAGGAACCACACAGCAGCTATAGACTCCCATATCGGAAGCCCGATTACAAAAAGAGAACTTTCCATCTCTTTGTTCTCCTAATTTACTCGATTTTCCTGTTTCATTGCTTTCATTTGCAGCTAAACTCTGAGTGGATTTTCCTGATTTATTGTCATGGCATATGCCAGCACCATCAGTGTTTTCTTGAGAAACCCGGCTTTCTAAAGCTTTAGAGGCACCACCAACAATGTCATCGCCCTTTAGGGATAAGAATAGCGTAAAATCACTAACAAGAGGAGATATGGAAGAAACAAAAGATGGGACACCATCTGAACCAATAAGACCAATTTCTCTGACAAGCTTCTTGTTGGAATCATCTGTCACAAACTTTGAGCATATATCTTCAAAATTAAATGGGCAAGAGGAACCTTCATTTGAAAATTTAATCAAATTCAAACTTAGCTTGGAACATTTATTGATTGAGGTTCCAGCTGTTTCTGCATAAGCTCGGGACTTTTCATGTGAGGCATCACATTTCAAATTCCCTCTTCCTTTAGAAGATCCATTTTTATCTTTATTCTTCTCCAAGGCCAGAAGTCCTGCATTACATTTGCCATCATTGTGTAGCTCAAATTCATCATCAGTCAAAAAGGTTTTGTGGCAATACAAGCAATGTTTCCTAGAAGGCCATATGGGCTCTAGGCATTCACACCTACACAACTTTTCATCAGTAGTTCTGTTCTTTTCCAGCAAGGAAGTGGCCTTTGTAACAAGAGAATTAGATGGTGTATTTCTTGGCACTTGGTCATCAACCTGACATTCAGTGTTTGCATTAATAAACTCTTGAAGCTTATGTTTTTGCGCCAGCATAATggaatctttcaactctttttctcTAGGGTCATTATCTGTTAACCAACCCAACAGCTCTTCGATTTCTGAATCAGTTTCATAAGCAATCCACGGTGAACAATTGCCTGAAGCTTTAAGTGGTTGCGAATTCAAAGGAGAGCAGTCCTTGATCAGCCCTAACATCTTATAGTTATCCTTCTCAGATAGTGCCCAATGCTGCAGAGCGGAAAACTTGTCGACAAAATTTTTGCCAACTGACAATCCTTTTCTATGCTGAAGAACAGCACTTGCATCAACAACTATACGTGAACGTTCACTAGGCGTACCCAAAGCCCAGTATAGTCGACCAATGGAATCAATTCCTAAAAATTCCCGACGAACAGGGACCTTTGACAGCTGTGATCCTATGCTAGTTATAGAGTCCTGCAGTAGCAAAATATTATGCTTGACGGCATTGAGCTCGAGGTGGTATGGCTCCAACTCATTCACGGCATTCTGGGAAACTTCAACAGGCACACATTGTCCCTGCTGGCAGGAAGCAGAAGTAAATACATCCCTTACCTCACATTTCTGGTGGCTACCCTGAATATGAGTTGCTCCACTGTAACCATTTATTCCTTGAGCCATATGATTTGGGGATGGAAAATACTTGGGGGATTTATCTGTACATGGAGACTCTACAACCACAGGAACAGTCCTAAGTTGTCCTTCTATGGAATTCATGTTTTGGCTATCAGAATCTGAATGTGTCACGGATATGCTTTTATCAACACTATTGAACCTAGACTTCTCTTTAGGAATCTCTTCTGAAGGTAGACTATCAACAAATACCCCAGGACCATTAGGATTGGTGGTTGCACTATGTGGCTTAAAAAGACATTTACTAGTATTTGAGAACAAAGATGTGAATCCGTCCTTAAGACCAACTTCTCCATTGGTACTTTGTGACAACAAATCAAATTTTGCAGCTTTTGTGGATAAAACATCTTCCTTAATTTTCAGGTTTTTCCACTCCACAGAAAGTGCACGCAATTTCTGATGTAACTCAACAGAAGACTCTGCACATTGCTCAAGATGCTGTCGTATCAGAGAAGAGCTGAGCAACTCGCCACATAAAAACTTGAGGAGGAGCATTCTCTGCAACCATTAGAAAAACATAAGCAAATACCAAAAGAGAAGATGCAGTATAAGCAACATGCTATCATTAATCAAGTTTATGCAACAAACATTTTCAACTTGATAATAGTAGTCAAATCAAGCATTATAACAATGTTTATAATGCTCAACTAAAAACTGAGTTTTTGCTTTGTAAGCAATATTTGGTGATGGAAAATCATTATAGATAAAAAGGATGCTTTGTACCCAAGGAAATCAGGATACGAAAACCAGCCATTGTAAAAGTCAATGGAGAATATGTGATTAAAAAATTCCTATTAAGATTCAGTCTGTTGACAGCAGTTTCCCATTACCAAAAGAAAAAATCATAGTAGCATGTAAGAAAATATAACAAAGATCCATTGCAGAAGACCATACTGCCAGTATAATCAAAAGGTTTATATGAATTAGCCGGGTGAAAGTATAAGGAAACATAAATAGGTGTACATCAACAAACCTCTCCCACACTGTACTCCCAATATTCTTTTTCTTCCATAACAGCCGATAAATGAGTTAGTGCTTCCAAATAAAGACAGATAACTTCTCCCTGGAATTTTTTACTACTACGTTTTCCAGTAATCTTAGCAGGTTCCGTGACATCTTGTGTTGCATGTTTACCACCAATACAAGATGGACAGTACCAATTTCCTTCGGGGATCCTTGCAAGTGGAGGATTCAAGCAATATTTATGATACTCAGCATCACAAGTATCACATAGAAGAACACTGTCATCGTCCCTATCAACGCCACATACTTTACAGACTCCCTCATCCCAAGGGGCCTTCGGAATCTCACTTGTTGATGCAATGAAAACATCAACTTCTTTTTTCATTTCTGCACTTAAGCATCCCACTTTAGCATACTCTGCAAACTTTTGGACATAGGTGACAACCTGTACACAGGTAAGACATGTAAatgttaaattaataattaagagAACGATACTGATTATGTATGCATCATCAAGGTACCAACCTCATCATCGTATAAAAGTTCAAAATTCTGGGATAATTTTTCCGCAAGTTCAACTAAATCCGGTTGATCCCCAAAAGCAACACGAACATTGCTCCACAGCTGTAATATCAAATGTACAATTTAGTGCCCTCCAAGTGTCAAAAAGTAATATATACTGTAAGAATGACTTGCATCTAGCAGAAAATATATTAGAGGCCAGtatttgagttttgaaaaaaaacaaacaatgcTTCTCCTTGAGCCATGTACTCAAATGGGACACAAGCAAACATAAAAACACTAAAAAATAGCCTTTACAAAGAGAAAAAACATACCATAATAGCAGAGAAATTTGGCACTTTAAAGGGAAGAGTAATCTAAAGAAAATATTTAACAGACTGCTTGTTTAGGCAGTCTAAGTTTGATAAGATGCATACCTCGCGAACATCCTCAAGAAAAGCTTCATGAGATCCACCATAAGCTCCAGAAGCCAATCTTAGATCAATAGTTCGGAAATCAAGAGGACGGGCCACCATAGCTGGAGATCCAAGAAGCCCCTCATCATCGTTATCAGAAGAATTTACTAATTTTCTTCCCAACAAATTGCAAAAAACTTTTGAATCATCTGCAGCAGCTGCACGGCGTAATACAATGCGGCATTGCTTCAAAATAATGTCAGAAATAGATATAATAATCTTCTTTTTCCTTTCCTTGTTGGTATTCGGCTGCACTCCTTGAGTTACATCATTCAACACTGAAAGAACTGCTTTCTGTTTATAAACAACAAGGATATGCAACTTAGGGTCGTgcttcattaaaaaaaaacaatgcaAATTAAGAACATATAATGTCAACCACATGATCTATCACATTGTAATATAGAGAATAACATAAAGCTTTTAGCTTTGTTAGTAAACATTTGATGAACTGAACAGTTTGAAGTATGAAACTGAATTTCTATAATAACAGGGAAAGAAATATGTTTGTGTGTTGACTATTCATATGGTTAAGACTTCTCAAACACTTTCACTAGAGTCTACATATCATGTGTGTATCACAATATCCTCTTGATATTGTAATAGGTGACAACAAAAGGGGGTAATACAAAATACCTTACAGAGTTTTCTCGAATGCATGTGGAGTGAAAGCAACAAATTACAACTACAAGATTGCTTGCATATTACAACATACAAAACAAACATTAGAAGTTAATAAAGAACTATGCTAATATGCAAGGGAAAATAAATGGTGAAACCATGTCATCAGCGCAACCAGGGAACAAAAATAGTAGTTTCACACTAGTCTTAATCATTTCTATGTACATGCAcccacaaaataaataaataactacaaTAAAAGAGAAGTGTCACTGAAGAGCACCTTTGTTGGTCCAGATGCATTGCCCTTGTACACGGCCTTACTAATTGAGTGTTCCAGTATTGCCCTCGCCCAATCTGGCGGATTCTTATCTAAAGCATCATTAACACACTTTCTGATTCGGGTTCCCACATTTGTTGGTAGCTTTCTGACAGGTTCCAGCACCTGTGCCCATTCAGGAATTTTACCATCATTtgccaatttcatttcagaaacaTCCTTTGCATCAGACTCGTCTTCTTCCATGATGAGTACATCATTTTCTCTGCTCAAGGAGCCAAAAATCTTCGATGTTGCCTCCGCAAGCAACTGAgagcaaagttttaaatataagaaagaaagaaaaaaagcttCAGTGCAACTTCTACCATTTTGTTCAGTTTAAATACTTATAAAGTCTAGAAAAGTTCAAACAGCCTCAAGGCATAAAATATAAAGGCAGTGTATAACACAGGGAAGATACTTCCAGAAATCGAATAGCAATATGAAACCTGCACTCAAGTCGTACCATTCAAACCTGAAGTGAGTAAAGCTAAAACTAGTTTAAATGCCTATACCGGTCCATCAAATGTGCTAGTTCATATAAGGAAAACTTTACGGCATTACCGGAAAAGTGAGAGTGAGGAATTCAGACAGTACAATATTTTGACAAGAACATCATGTTTGCTTAAGCATAATGAATTGAGTGGTAATGACAAATTAATTTACATCAAGACCCGTATATTATTActgtgaagagagagagagagagagagagagagagagagagtatctAATCATATTAGACAATGTCAAGATTAAATTTGTCCATCATATCTTAAGACAAAATCTGAGCTCTTACCAGTGCATCAGCTTCCATCCCAGCCACACCAGTAAGGGACCCACACAGCAAACCACCATCACCTCGTAAGCAACGAAATACTTTACCACTTTCACGGGCAGTAATTTCCGCAGACTCGAGGTTACCATCCATTGATAAGAAAGCTAAGATATATCTACGAGCTAGTTCTGGCCATGTCAATTCATTAATAGGAAGCATATTGACTTTAGTTCGTTTGGCAGGAACTGCACTATCTATATCTTTCCTTCTTCCTCGTCTACCCCGAGTCTCTCCGGGTTCAGAATTTGGATCCACCAGAGCAGCCACCTTTGATTGCAGTTCACCTATTAGCACTCTTAGTAATGAATTATGAGCCTTGGTCAATGCTATACCAAAGCATCTGACATAGGTGAAGGATGCGAGCTTAACTTGGGCTTCCTCTTTCATAGCTTCTGTTTCCACTTGAATAAAAGAACTTTCTGTGGAACCTGATGGACCAGCTTCACATACTAGTCGGTAATCATCATTACCCCCTTGTGAACATAAAACTTGATTTCTACCCATTCCCCTCTCCAACTTCTCAGGGAACTCTAATTCATCAAACCATGGGTTGATAAGTTCCTTCTCAAGCTCCTCCAATAACAATGGTTCTTTAAGGTCTAGAATTTCATGAAATCTATCTAAATGCTCCCAAACCTGAAAAATTGAAACGAAAAAAGTGCAGGACTGTGCATCATagcaattgaaaaataaaaacaaagaatGTAAAAGTGTAAAATAAAGATACGAGTTTCACTACATAcaggtatatatatatacctcAAAAATGTCACCAATGAGTTCAGTAGGAGCCCTAGAGCACAGTGGTTTCCCGGGAGGTGGACATTGATCTTCCTTAACAAAACTTTCAGTCAATCTTGCCTTCTTAGGCCTTCTATATAAACCTTGAACAGCTGCTGCTTCATCTTGATATTTTGATTGACCTTTAGATTCAACCACTAGGAAACCATTCTCCACTGTTGGTAATGAAGAGCTATTAGTTCTACTACTCAAAAGTTCATATTGCAAAGAATCCTGCACGCCAGGAAGCTGTTCCAATACTTCTTGCACAAATTCAACATCTAACCCAAATCTATCCTGCTCCAACCATTTTCCTAACAGCTCATAGAGACCAGTCAGATCACTGTCTGCATAAAGTGTATCTGGAATGCCGACAAACCCAGGATAACCACAAAATTTATCCAACGAAGGGAAGTGGGTATCAATTTTTCCATTCCTTAAATCCCATTTATGTAAGCCCATTTCACTTACAACATGTTTACAATATAATTTAAGAGTTCCTTTCTCCTTGCAGATATCCTTGCAAGCACTGACTAACTTTTGAGAAATAAGTTTCCATGCTGAGAATGGGGACTGCTCTTCAACCAAAATATCACCAATTTCATCACCAAAATCCATATTATCATCAAATGAATTTTCAGTATTATCTCGAACCGAACCAGCAACTGGCCTTAATCCTTCTGATGCATATGTTTCATTTGAGCAACTGGCAACACAACTTAAGATGTCATTTTCTGTTGGGGCACAGGGTTCTAAAAGGATCATTTGGATACTCTCGTCACCGTCGAAATCCATACTATCATTAGTCTCTCTCCGACATTCATTGGTTTCGCTTACAAATTGACAATGACTTTGCATTGAAAGGATGGTTGACCCATCTGGAATAGGAAACTTTGAACATGAACACCTTTTAATCCTAAATAAAGGCCCAGAATCACCACCATCCAAAACTTCGCACGTAAAAAGAGAGCCAGTAATCTTGTCATGCCAGGAAGATCTATAACCCACAGGAAAGGTAAGGTTAACATCATAATATGAAGGTCTCCCATCAACTTTTCCCAAAGAAAGAACATAGAAGTCCTTAAACTGCAGAGGAAGTCCAtcctaatatatataaaaaaacaaaaaaaatcaggcAGGAATGGCTAATTTTACTTTCACTATAAGAATTCATGAACATTATGTATTAGCGTTTGaaaaaacaaaaccaaacaaCCTCCATAACAAAAACAAGTGGAGATATCAATTAGATTCACTTACAGCGGATTGATCAGGGTCGGTGTGACTGTTCTCTTTTCTTCCAATCTCAGAGGCTTTTGGGATAGTCCCCTGAGCATTAGCACATTCCATAATGAAACCATCAGAAGAGCAATCCTTATAATTACTATTGATCATGGTTCCCTGCTTTTCTGCATAACCATTGGCTGTCAGAGTTCTAGAAGACTTTCGTTTTCTGGATATGTGAGGCCCACCTAAAGAAAGAGACATTTCATTCTTTATTTCAGATTCCATGGAATTGTAGCCAGACGGTAGCCCCAGATAATTAGCTACTTCATACACAGAATCAAATATCTTTCCATCAGGGGCACAATAAACTGCATACAGGTCAGGGCTGATCATTGATTGTCTAAGTTCCACTCGCCAACCTTCCTCCAGTACACCATGCCTTTCAGATATAAAATCTCTAAGAGCCAGCAAAATTGACTCATTTGGACTCTGAGTCTGAGATGGTACTTCCTCAAAGCTTCTAGCCATTGCTTGGGTGTGATTTAATATATCTTCAAAACCCACTCTAACAGCATGTGTCATAACTCCAGATGCCCTTTGCAAGCCAAACGCACTCCCGTTGTAGAAGGTTGAATATGTCACTGGATCACCAAATTGATTGGTACCAAAAGATTTATCACCCATCGTGTGCTTTCTAAAACCAAAGTGAATGTAAACAGTAACTACTTATAACAACTGGGAATCATGAAACTTAACTTATCACCTTAACAAATGAAAAGAGACAGACAGAACCAGTTTCAAGTTTATAATAATACAAAGTAAACCAAAAATCGTCAATTGGCAAACAAGCTAAACAAAGTATTGCAGTATTTAACTAAACTTAGCATTTAACAGGTCAAACATCAAGAACATTGGTAACATGACATGCATGCTTAAGCTTGCCTAATAATGCTATGTTGAAATCATCTGAGTTAGAATCTAATAGCTGGGAACATGAACATGTGAAGTTTGttttaaatgtattaaataatttGAAACAGGAAAAGTGCAAGCTACTTGGCAAGCCTGTTAAAAAATACACAAGTAGATAATATTTGTTAAACACATCTACGCTGGCGTGGACATGAACTGCCAGTCAACTGCCATATTGCAAATTATTTGTTATTGAAGGCTGAATGACCCACTTAATGGGATAAGCTTGGTTGTTATTGCTGTTGAAGACAACAATGAGTAGTGACCATGTTGGACTTTCCGCCTTAATTGCGGTCAGCCCTTAGTCGCCTTAATTGCGACACTTTGGCTTGCCTCATAGCAGCCCCCAACAGCTTAATTGTGTTGGTTTTAAAGGGGAGGAtttagtctcacattgcttagagatatggcATGTGTTgtctttataagtgggggcaatcctcaccctacaggtcggttttgtagggatgagttaggcccaacccaaaATTCTGAGAAGATATCAGAGCCTATCCTAGATCCATTGTTGGGCTTCCCTCATCATCCATGCTTCGGGCTCATTGAGGCCCAACTGTGAGGGGGTGTGTTGGACTTTCCGCCTTAATTGCGGTCCGCCCTTAGTCGCCTTAATTGCAACACTTTGGCTTGCCTCATTGCAGCCCCCAACACCTTAGTTGTGTTGGCTTTAAAGGGGTGGATTTAGTCCCGCAATGCTTAGAGATATGACttgtgttgtgtttataagtgggggcaatcctcaccctacaagccggttttgtagggatgactTAGCCCTAACCCACATTCTAAGAGACCATGTGGTAGGATTTGATCTGATACAGAAAGGCAAAGTGCCAGCTCCAGCAACACTTACGCATGGAAAAAATCAACCATGAAATAGCAGTATGCTATAAAAAGAAGGTCTTAAGACTTTCCATATCAAAGTGGAAACTCAGCCTAAAATA is part of the Vicia villosa cultivar HV-30 ecotype Madison, WI linkage group LG2, Vvil1.0, whole genome shotgun sequence genome and encodes:
- the LOC131652751 gene encoding methyl-CpG-binding domain-containing protein 9 isoform X1; translated protein: MIMELTESSAANLNNLPLPPPPQPPHNNLQDTRSILCIDLNEIPSPSSSFPETLPDLTIDIVRTYHENPAPPPGGPAALPGGSTSCAVCAKSGGGNCLVCDGCERSFHLACAGIRGGGGRQVAASIGEWVCGECLAGGVKSKRWPLGVKSKQLLDINASPPSDVDGEELHDARKHTMGDKSFGTNQFGDPVTYSTFYNGSAFGLQRASGVMTHAVRVGFEDILNHTQAMARSFEEVPSQTQSPNESILLALRDFISERHGVLEEGWRVELRQSMISPDLYAVYCAPDGKIFDSVYEVANYLGLPSGYNSMESEIKNEMSLSLGGPHISRKRKSSRTLTANGYAEKQGTMINSNYKDCSSDGFIMECANAQGTIPKASEIGRKENSHTDPDQSADGLPLQFKDFYVLSLGKVDGRPSYYDVNLTFPVGYRSSWHDKITGSLFTCEVLDGGDSGPLFRIKRCSCSKFPIPDGSTILSMQSHCQFVSETNECRRETNDSMDFDGDESIQMILLEPCAPTENDILSCVASCSNETYASEGLRPVAGSVRDNTENSFDDNMDFGDEIGDILVEEQSPFSAWKLISQKLVSACKDICKEKGTLKLYCKHVVSEMGLHKWDLRNGKIDTHFPSLDKFCGYPGFVGIPDTLYADSDLTGLYELLGKWLEQDRFGLDVEFVQEVLEQLPGVQDSLQYELLSSRTNSSSLPTVENGFLVVESKGQSKYQDEAAAVQGLYRRPKKARLTESFVKEDQCPPPGKPLCSRAPTELIGDIFEVWEHLDRFHEILDLKEPLLLEELEKELINPWFDELEFPEKLERGMGRNQVLCSQGGNDDYRLVCEAGPSGSTESSFIQVETEAMKEEAQVKLASFTYVRCFGIALTKAHNSLLRVLIGELQSKVAALVDPNSEPGETRGRRGRRKDIDSAVPAKRTKVNMLPINELTWPELARRYILAFLSMDGNLESAEITARESGKVFRCLRGDGGLLCGSLTGVAGMEADALLLAEATSKIFGSLSRENDVLIMEEDESDAKDVSEMKLANDGKIPEWAQVLEPVRKLPTNVGTRIRKCVNDALDKNPPDWARAILEHSISKAVYKGNASGPTKKAVLSVLNDVTQGVQPNTNKERKKKIIISISDIILKQCRIVLRRAAAADDSKVFCNLLGRKLVNSSDNDDEGLLGSPAMVARPLDFRTIDLRLASGAYGGSHEAFLEDVRELWSNVRVAFGDQPDLVELAEKLSQNFELLYDDEVVTYVQKFAEYAKVGCLSAEMKKEVDVFIASTSEIPKAPWDEGVCKVCGVDRDDDSVLLCDTCDAEYHKYCLNPPLARIPEGNWYCPSCIGGKHATQDVTEPAKITGKRSSKKFQGEVICLYLEALTHLSAVMEEKEYWEYSVGERMLLLKFLCGELLSSSLIRQHLEQCAESSVELHQKLRALSVEWKNLKIKEDVLSTKAAKFDLLSQSTNGEVGLKDGFTSLFSNTSKCLFKPHSATTNPNGPGVFVDSLPSEEIPKEKSRFNSVDKSISVTHSDSDSQNMNSIEGQLRTVPVVVESPCTDKSPKYFPSPNHMAQGINGYSGATHIQGSHQKCEVRDVFTSASCQQGQCVPVEVSQNAVNELEPYHLELNAVKHNILLLQDSITSIGSQLSKVPVRREFLGIDSIGRLYWALGTPSERSRIVVDASAVLQHRKGLSVGKNFVDKFSALQHWALSEKDNYKMLGLIKDCSPLNSQPLKASGNCSPWIAYETDSEIEELLGWLTDNDPREKELKDSIMLAQKHKLQEFINANTECQVDDQVPRNTPSNSLVTKATSLLEKNRTTDEKLCRCECLEPIWPSRKHCLYCHKTFLTDDEFELHNDGKCNAGLLALEKNKDKNGSSKGRGNLKCDASHEKSRAYAETAGTSINKCSKLSLNLIKFSNEGSSCPFNFEDICSKFVTDDSNKKLVREIGLIGSDGVPSFVSSISPLVSDFTLFLSLKGDDIVGGASKALESRVSQENTDGAGICHDNKSGKSTQSLAANESNETGKSSKLGEQRDGKFSFCNRASDMGVYSCCVVPSSSLRPLVGKVSHILRQLKINLLDMDAALPEVALRPSKAQLDRRQAWRAFVKSAETIYAMIQATIALEDMIKTEFLRIDWWYWSAFSAAAKSSTLPSLALRIYSLDSAIMYEKMPNSSLTDSSDPPAIAEQKLVITVDADKTKSSRKSNRKRKESDG
- the LOC131652751 gene encoding methyl-CpG-binding domain-containing protein 9 isoform X2, which gives rise to MLLRLVMLMVKSCMMRVTYSTFYNGSAFGLQRASGVMTHAVRVGFEDILNHTQAMARSFEEVPSQTQSPNESILLALRDFISERHGVLEEGWRVELRQSMISPDLYAVYCAPDGKIFDSVYEVANYLGLPSGYNSMESEIKNEMSLSLGGPHISRKRKSSRTLTANGYAEKQGTMINSNYKDCSSDGFIMECANAQGTIPKASEIGRKENSHTDPDQSADGLPLQFKDFYVLSLGKVDGRPSYYDVNLTFPVGYRSSWHDKITGSLFTCEVLDGGDSGPLFRIKRCSCSKFPIPDGSTILSMQSHCQFVSETNECRRETNDSMDFDGDESIQMILLEPCAPTENDILSCVASCSNETYASEGLRPVAGSVRDNTENSFDDNMDFGDEIGDILVEEQSPFSAWKLISQKLVSACKDICKEKGTLKLYCKHVVSEMGLHKWDLRNGKIDTHFPSLDKFCGYPGFVGIPDTLYADSDLTGLYELLGKWLEQDRFGLDVEFVQEVLEQLPGVQDSLQYELLSSRTNSSSLPTVENGFLVVESKGQSKYQDEAAAVQGLYRRPKKARLTESFVKEDQCPPPGKPLCSRAPTELIGDIFEVWEHLDRFHEILDLKEPLLLEELEKELINPWFDELEFPEKLERGMGRNQVLCSQGGNDDYRLVCEAGPSGSTESSFIQVETEAMKEEAQVKLASFTYVRCFGIALTKAHNSLLRVLIGELQSKVAALVDPNSEPGETRGRRGRRKDIDSAVPAKRTKVNMLPINELTWPELARRYILAFLSMDGNLESAEITARESGKVFRCLRGDGGLLCGSLTGVAGMEADALLLAEATSKIFGSLSRENDVLIMEEDESDAKDVSEMKLANDGKIPEWAQVLEPVRKLPTNVGTRIRKCVNDALDKNPPDWARAILEHSISKAVYKGNASGPTKKAVLSVLNDVTQGVQPNTNKERKKKIIISISDIILKQCRIVLRRAAAADDSKVFCNLLGRKLVNSSDNDDEGLLGSPAMVARPLDFRTIDLRLASGAYGGSHEAFLEDVRELWSNVRVAFGDQPDLVELAEKLSQNFELLYDDEVVTYVQKFAEYAKVGCLSAEMKKEVDVFIASTSEIPKAPWDEGVCKVCGVDRDDDSVLLCDTCDAEYHKYCLNPPLARIPEGNWYCPSCIGGKHATQDVTEPAKITGKRSSKKFQGEVICLYLEALTHLSAVMEEKEYWEYSVGERMLLLKFLCGELLSSSLIRQHLEQCAESSVELHQKLRALSVEWKNLKIKEDVLSTKAAKFDLLSQSTNGEVGLKDGFTSLFSNTSKCLFKPHSATTNPNGPGVFVDSLPSEEIPKEKSRFNSVDKSISVTHSDSDSQNMNSIEGQLRTVPVVVESPCTDKSPKYFPSPNHMAQGINGYSGATHIQGSHQKCEVRDVFTSASCQQGQCVPVEVSQNAVNELEPYHLELNAVKHNILLLQDSITSIGSQLSKVPVRREFLGIDSIGRLYWALGTPSERSRIVVDASAVLQHRKGLSVGKNFVDKFSALQHWALSEKDNYKMLGLIKDCSPLNSQPLKASGNCSPWIAYETDSEIEELLGWLTDNDPREKELKDSIMLAQKHKLQEFINANTECQVDDQVPRNTPSNSLVTKATSLLEKNRTTDEKLCRCECLEPIWPSRKHCLYCHKTFLTDDEFELHNDGKCNAGLLALEKNKDKNGSSKGRGNLKCDASHEKSRAYAETAGTSINKCSKLSLNLIKFSNEGSSCPFNFEDICSKFVTDDSNKKLVREIGLIGSDGVPSFVSSISPLVSDFTLFLSLKGDDIVGGASKALESRVSQENTDGAGICHDNKSGKSTQSLAANESNETGKSSKLGEQRDGKFSFCNRASDMGVYSCCVVPSSSLRPLVGKVSHILRQLKINLLDMDAALPEVALRPSKAQLDRRQAWRAFVKSAETIYAMIQATIALEDMIKTEFLRIDWWYWSAFSAAAKSSTLPSLALRIYSLDSAIMYEKMPNSSLTDSSDPPAIAEQKLVITVDADKTKSSRKSNRKRKESDG